The Denticeps clupeoides chromosome 1, fDenClu1.1, whole genome shotgun sequence genome segment GTATCTGTGGTGAGGAGCTGCGAGGTGCCAGCATTCATGCCTCGAGTAAAATAGAAGCCTTTAAGAGGAGGTGGCTGCTGTTGCACTACAACAGACGCTCCTAGTAAGGGGTcaccctgccaaaaaaaaaacaaaaaaaaaaaaacacacccccACTGGCAAACTCCACCTCTGGTTATTACTGACACAAATCCCCCAGCAGTGCAGAGGTTTAAAAGCCGTTTACCATCAACCTGAACCCAGGACTCCTGTGATCGCTGCAAAACTGGTTACTCTTCCTTGGAAAGCCTCTATGTATTTAAGGGAAACAGGGGGGGTCGACTGTAAAGAGGAATGCTTCCGGAAAGTTCTGGTGATTGGGAGCCTAGTGATTGGTTGGCAGGGAGTGCTGTGCttatgcatgtgtttgtgttgagaAGCAGGAATGGCCTGGTGCTGACAAGGCAGGACTGTTGAGTCATAGACATGTGGGACAGCAGGATGAACACACAGAGGAGAAAGCGCCTCAGAGAAGGCAAAAACTTCCCCAGTAAACACCTAACATTGAGCCCAGCTAATAACATGCCTGATGACTGCAAAtataatcattattaaaatcattaaataCCAGAATGAACAGGCAGCAATTACAATTTTGTTCCTGGACATGCTTCTAACCATAGTACAAGCTgcctttttctttcattcagcCCTCGGAGGGACCACTTCTCCCAAGAGCAAAGTCTCCAGCCCACTGATCTAATTCAATAAAAGGAACTAAACATGCTATCTGGCCACAACATTTTCAAATCCAATTTGCAGCATGCGTCTTACCCATCTTGATCTTGCGGCTACAGCTGGAGCACTCAGTGCTGAAGGAGCAGCCTCGGCTCTGGATAGGTGGCACGGTCCTGTACGCGCAGTCCCCAATTCGGCAGGGCTCACCTCCATAACAAGAGCCCATCGAGCTGCAGAAGGCCTGGTGTGGAATTCCTGATGGGTGGGAGATGTTGGGAGGCCGGAGTTTGGGTCTCTGGACCCTGCTGGGACATAGTGTGATGGGGGTGACAGAAGAGGGACGGTAGGGTACTGGGCTGGTGCTGAGTGGGGGTGATGATGCTCCATGGTGGGCAATGTGGACATAGTAGCCGGGGTAGCAGGGATATGGGTGAGGTCCAATGGACAGGGCTGGATGGGGCAGGGTGTGAGGGGTTGGGAGGAACCCTTTGATGGAAGGCAGGGAACTTTCGTCCGTCTCAGTGTAGGGCTTCTGGTCCAGGAAGAGTGCCAGCCTGTGGCAGTACTCCACAGACCTGTCCTGGGAACAGCAGAAGTAAGGATTCACCTCGGCCTCAGTCTTCTCCTCTTTGACTGGCTTCAGTGGGTAGCCCATGATGGACTGGCACTGGTACCCTGGCCTGAGGAAGCCATGGGGTGCTGTAGTCCCTTCCCAAATTGCCTCCCGATGGTAGGTTTCTTTTTTGCACAGGCTGCAGCACCTCTGAAGCACGTGCTGCTGCGCCCGAGGCTGGGGCTGCTGCTGTGATTTGGGGAGGTGCTTGTGCGGATGTTGGTGCGGTTGTTTGCTTCGTGCCGTCCCACCGGCCGGCTTGCAGTCAGTCTTGCTGCGGCGCTTGGCTCCTGAGGATGCGCTAGTTAATTTCAGCAGAGCGGCTGCATTGAGCCCCGCAAGGCGACGAGGTGTCGGGCTGTCCAGACAGACCTGCCCCGCACCCTCCACGTCACACTTATTGTGCTTTTTCTGGCTGCCACGAACCTCGGTTTCAGCACACCTCTTTTTGGTTTCAGTGCCTTTCTTTGAGGTGCTTGGTTCCTTCACTTGGTCCTTAGACTGAACACCTTCCACTTTGAGAGAATGCTGtggtttcttttcttctctgtcAAACAGCAGGCTATTGACGGCCTCGGCGTTGAGGGAGGCTAGTCTTCTCTTGCGGGGCTCCAGGGTGTGGTCTTGCAATTGTGATGCAGGTGCTTCTGGCATCGCTTTGCATTTCAGCTGCCTCGTCTGTTTGCATCTTGTGCAGTCTTTCTTGTGGCATTTGCAGCACTTAGTCTTCACCTTTCCTTTTGGCTTTGTGGCCTGCAGATTGTCCTTCCTACTCCTCTTGAGGTCAGTGAGGCTTGATTCAGGCTCGCCCTCTTCCAGGCGCGTCAATAAAACACAGCAGTTCCGTGTACCCACCTCACCCATGCCTTGCCTGCACCTGAGAGGGTATAGCTTCCGGTTCTGCTTGGCACTCAGATACTTGCTTTCAGCATTTTTCCCTGCCCGCCTGGCTTTCCTGGGCTTATGCTCTTGCAGGGGGCGCTTGTGCCATACTTTGCCCATGGCTTCAGCATATGTATGAAGACCCAGCTGGTCCCAAGTGAGACACTAGTTAGTGCACATAAAGTGTCTCTGACGAGAATGGATCATCACAGGTATCCATGCAGATCCTGTAGAGATATGAAATATGATTAATGCAAGAAATAGGGAATGTCTATTGATAAAGTATGACTAACAAAGACACATTTAAAACAGTACAGAGGCTGGTCAAATACTTAGGAAGTTCTAGATTGTGCTAAATCTACATCACCTGTATGTAGTGAGGGTAAAAAGTATACACACCCCCGTTACAATGAGGACTGCAAAGGTGCAAAAATGcctgaaaatatgttttgtgTAATTTAGGGCTGCTCTAATAATTCTAACTGAGAAAAGGTTACACTTTACAATGTAAACGtcaaaaactatttaaaatgtttgaaaCATTGGAAAATTGATAACACACTGAGTACAATTCTCTCCatgatgcatgggacattttgataaaaatgtcaaaatgttacTTTAGTTACATTAGTTAGAGAAAGATTTAGTGAGATTTAGGTAGATAAAGTTACTAGTATAGTAACTAGTgctcagaactatgaacaagtgaaacatgtatgtagtacttgttgtGCCTTGTTGTCGtttaatataaagttatggCAAAGTCATAAGCAGTTTACAATTCAAAGAACATTTGTTAATATCACATTATGCTTGctggatttgcataaataaaaaaatatcttaatGTCTGCATCTTGAGAGACAAGAAGATGCTCAACCAGTCCAGTCATTTTATATAATGATCCTtgtcaacaacaacagaaaatgtaaaagagGAAGCCATAGTGATCATTGACAGCTCTTAGACATTCTACTTATACATGTGGTCAACTTTACAGCGTCTCCCTTTCTTCTCAGTTGCCTTCTCATTCACTATTTTGGTTGACATTTTGCAGATCAGGCAAAATCATTCATTGATATTTCAAATTCACAGGTAGACCTTCAACACTGCAAACCGGTAACTGGCACAATGAAACATTGTACAGGCAAGTACAGGCATGTTCTTGATGTGGCCATGATTATTAACAGCGACTATATGTATTACACTTTCACACAGTTTATGTTTACATCAAGGTAAAACAGGAGCTTTCCCCCTCCCAAAGGCATAATACTGCATGGAGGAGAATTCACGCAATAGAAAGAAAGTAGTTTCTAGGCATGACTATACAAATTATTGTGCACTGTTAAACAAATCAAATACATTCATTAACTTAGAGTAACCTTTTACTTCAATTAGCTACTTGCAAAGTGACTAATGATGCAACCACAGAGAAAAGATCACGTGAAGCCTCCCAAAATATTTAGAGACTGATTTAATCACAATGAACATGACACAAGCAGAACACTCGCTGGTTCCTGCAGGCCATACAGTCAACTGCAATAGCGAGCGGCTTACAGTAAAATAGCTGAGGACACACATCACGCTGCACTGTAAATACAAAATGACCAGCTTGTCATGAGAGCACTGGAGACACCCTCTTCCCTTACAAACCCCGTGAGTCTCTGCCACACTTTCTCATTTTGCCTGACATGCTCTGGTGGAGCTGTGTAAGCACCAATGTAATAAGAGGAAAGCTGATTCATCAGCCCGTCAAGCCCTGATTGTGTCTAATTAGCTAATTAGCAGGTAAACCTTTCTCCGCAGAAAATTCCATCAGGAGCACAGGTGAGAAGCATTTCAATTCTAAGAAATCTGCCAATATAGCTGACCTTTTCCCTTCATCTTCCTATTGATGTGTATGACCTGGGTCTTTTGCAAGGGTGAACACTTACTCATTGTCCTGATGAAGCAAGATAACCATTCATTCCTATTCACTGCTGCTGGAGGGGAAGATATTCTACACTACAGAGATTATGACATATAGTGACAGTTTCTACATTGCTTGGCCAAAATGGAGATGTGTAGTACTCTAATAAATAGTAATGTAAACAGTTTGATGACGTGTCTGTAATAACTGGGTTATGTAATGAAGAGACGCATTTCATAACATAATGAGATACGTAACATAAAATTAGGCAAACTGTGATGCTTGGTTTCACAAGGGTCCCCCATCACATGAAAATGGCACCTTAAGTGGCACCACAATGACATCCTCAGCCTGATAATTACACCACCTGACGCATCAGTGGAAAGAAGACACTCGCCACTCTAAAAATACCCCATTCTCTGTAAACACTTCTAACTCTGATCCTTGACCAGGGCATTTGTCTCTTTCCATAACCTGGAATAAATGAAGAAGTCTGTATTTTAATCATTTAGGtaagaaaaaaaggaatgatGGTGCCAGGGCCAGTCCACCCTAATGGCAGACCACTTCAGCATCTAGAAACCAAAGTATTGCTTAAGAACAAATCATAATCACAAATTACTGATTTTTCTACATAGACTACAGACTTTTCCAGCTTTCAAGAATTATAGTTAATGAACTATAATTTGTCTTGAGTACACACAACTCTGATTCCTGGGTTAATTTTGCCTCTCCAGCAGACTATGTCCTATTGAACCTCCGTTTCCTGCTCTGTAAACGGACCCGGTGCCCTGAGAGAATGCAGCCCTGGTTGGCGTCGGCAAATGCTCTTGCAAGAGTGGATGATGCTCAGCTCTATCAGATTTAACCTATGTGCAGAAATGCATCAGTGCTGTAAATGCATCAGGGTTATTAGCTTCGTGAGAACCTCCACAACCTGGGCAAAAAATGTGATATGACTTGGTTGCTATGGAAGGAAGTGCACCCGGATGATGCCCATGATGCACAGCAAATGGCTGTGAACGGACAGGCCACAGTCATGAAAACAGGTCAGCTGACCAATTGCACTTCATAAAGCGCAGGCATATTTCAGGGAACATCCGCCATTATTTTTCCAATCTGGAGCTCTGTGGAGAACCTCTGTTTTATAGATATGTGGCTTTATATGCGACCTGACATTTTACTTTGGCTTCCCTGTACCATGACCATGGGGTCAAGACACTGAGAAAAGTAAGTGGCAAGGGAAGGAACCAGCTTTATTCTTAACAAGACCGCACAAAAATGCTGCTGAACCAGAACTGTTGAGATGATGATCTCTGCATATTGTGCTGattagttaaaaaataaaacattataaattgCAGTATCTGCTGAGTATTCTGAAGGAAAACACAACATGGGCAAAAAAGAAACTCTGTAGAAGAAGAAGATTTGCTCTACAAATCCTCCAGCAATCTAGTTTCTTTCTATATTTCCTCAGACAAACAGATTCCATGTAAAACCTGTTGGTGCAGCCGCTGAAGATGAAACTAAAAAGGATCTACCTGGCCTGGCTGAATCCGGTGCTTTTCTGACACCGACCTTaaagagcaacacacacagaagcagtccACGACAGATGTAGAAATTAAGCCGGCTGTtaggtgcagtgtgtgtgtgtgtgtatgggggggtgCGTTACGGCAGATCCTGAACACACTCGCAACTCGCAGCACCCTCCACCCCAGTTAAATTACACCAATTTAACTCCAATCATCCGCCCACGCCGCAGCTCGCGGCTGCGGGTCAGGAAAAGTGGACGTTGTGGGCGACGCGTCGACCCGAAGTGGCTGAAGTGAGGCTGGTGGTCGTCAGGCAGCCCACGGTGCGACCATCAGCGCCAAATTGGCGAACCAACGCGGCGAAAGATGAGCCGTCGCGTGCCTCGAGCCGCGGCCATCCACAACGTATCCCAAACGACGATCGGCTGTGGCCATTTCGACAttaccgacacacacacaccacgcaggCAACCGCGCGCACACTGGATAAAGCCACGGGGGAGGAAAACACGGAAAACGTGCGGTTCTTTCTGTCGTGTACCTGAAAAGCCGTCGCGTGAAACGAGCCCCGGCGCGGCTGGGAACGCGCACGCGCCTCCGCCCGCAGCAGGGGCGGCAGGATGCCGACGAGCGAAGCGCGATGAACGCCGCGGACCCCCGCGGCCGCGGAGCCCCGGTAAAACGGTGACCTACTTCCCAAGTAGCGCCTCGAACGCAGGACTCCGTCTCTCCGCGCGGCTTCCTCCTCCCCGGCCGTGTCCGCGCCGCTGCTCTTACGTAATCCGCCGGTCCCACCTTAAACTTTCGCCAAGCGACAGAATGATGGAGCCCGAGCTGACGGTGACCCCAAAGTTCAGCGCGATGACGACACGAGTTGTCGGGTCGGGTCCAGCCCCCAAAACAACGAACGGACACAAGTCAAAAGCGCATCGTTGTACCGGGCGCACGTGACGTCTCAACCGACCACCAATCAGTCCATAAACCGGGGTCCCGGGGAGCTACTTTGTCGGGAGGGGGGTCTGCTAGAGCGCCGCCCCATTTCAGAACCACGAATAGCGTTTCGTTCGGTGGTTTATTTGTTCGGTTGACGTCACATGTTCAGGTGATGTTCTAATTGACGACATCAAGAAAACGTCGGATCTCCCGAACCTCCAGCTTTGCTGTGGGCCACGAGCAGACCGGCACCAACAAAGGCGGGATTACCGCTGGCGTCACACGTGTCCCTATTCTGCATTGGTGGTGGGTGATTACGAATAGATTCTGTTTTCATGTTGACTACAACAAAAGTTTGAGTGTGAAACAACGTAGTCAGCTCACTGGTTCGGCATCAACAGGAACGCTTTCGCCAAATCAATCATACAGCATACGGGGGTGATGTCAAGGTGATGGTTCCCCAGTAAAAACTTGAATGGAAAGCCTAATGGAAAGTCATCACGCAAATAATTTCCTCAAATTTAGAGTTTAGCcacatatttttgtgtgtttgccaCATTTTTGATAggatattaaatgtaatttgctgTAATTTGTGTAATAATGATGCTTTCAAGAATTAAATAGCTGTGCACGGCAGACGGTGCAATGTCGTTTTTGAAGGACCTTGCAAACAACACCTCGAAAAAACCAAACATACCTACACACAGTTTCCAGACTAGGCTGAATTCAATAAATACTTTACACACCTTCGAAATATCTACTGATGCccagaaaaacaataaaaatgctcatttaacacattaaatTTCTCTGACCCAGCAAACAAATCCcagtaaaaaaaaccccactaaaTATTATGACTTATTCTTCTGCTGAATTAGCAATAAAGTGTGACTTTATATTTCCATGAACAGGATGTTACTGTCAATGGTAAAAACGAGTAGGTTACacatggctgtgtttttgtagcGATCTCATAAAAATATCATCCCACGCTACACTACACCACTGTCCATGAGAATAATTAGATGGATACAGATATAATAATCACCTTTTCTTAGCTGATTTCAAATAATCTAAAACAGCTCTGGGTCAAAACATTTCAAACCTCTATGAAGACAATCACATCAGAAGGTACACTCTCAAAGGAACAGTGAATTTGTGTGACCACGGCTCTTCGCCTATGAAGCATCttaacgagagagcggtgatcACGACCGACAGGCCTCAAGCAGACTCATTTATTAAAGTCCGCACCTGAAGCCGTGATCTGCAGAGCCTTCACGATGCCCTTACTGGTGCGATCAGCCGAAATGGCTGATTAATGAAGGAACGAGCGAGCACACTGACATTTCACAGGCACTGAGGCATGTGAGCGGCTCAGTTCCACGACGCTTTACATCTTCACTCATAGTAGAATTTATTTCAACACAATTTCCAGCTTAACCTGCTCTCTGAGataaaaaatgaatgactgAATGATTTAGAAGAGGGTGTACGGTTACACAGCTAAGGTAACACTGACCTTTACGCACACGGGCACAAAGAGCACTTCTGCGAAGCTGTCACACACCACTCACTGTCATGCGCCGACCTCTGTCGCTTCGGCAACACAAAGGTTACCAACTGACTGTCATTTAAAAGGgctgacaggaagcagcaaCACCGGCATGTGTCCGACCTCATTAGAGGCGCATGCTAACCGGGGTGTAAGTGCAGCAAGCGAGTCGTGTGGAAAGTCCACTCCCATCGAGGCGCCATCACGACACATGCAGACACTGACCATCTGCACGCTGATatttcacccaaaaaaaaaaagaggtacgCTGAGCTGCGCGTGTTAGATAGGAGACCACAGCCCCGCTGCCCGGAGAGGctctcacactcacatttaACACCTCCTCACATAATCGCCGCACTCTGGTCTCTTTGTATGTCTGCACATTAAAAAATAGTGGTGAAGATGATTCCACGTAAGTGGTGAAGACGATTCTACGCTTCAACCATAAATTACACCCACAACAGTCAAGGTCACTTAATAGCATATTTATTACTATATATTGTGACTAAATACATATGTGTTTTCgatacaggcacacacacacatatctctTTTTGATCATCTGATCttatgaaaaatggaaaaatatccCAACCATGTTATGAATATGAAATTCCTGGACCTAAACTGGGTCatatattattgttttaaaataaaactgcactATAGAATCAAGCATGAAATTTAACCATTTTAGGTTAGCTGAGGTCAATTGCAAATGTCAAAATACAAATGCATGGGGACACATCCTACATTTGCATACCACTGATATTATTGCAGACGAAGGGAAAAACTGTCTTGTGAGTTCCAACCTGGTACATTGAAAAAATGTTGAAGACAAATGACCTTCCTTGAATATCCTAGTAAAGGCTCCATCACAAGTATCAGATTTAATTCTGTCGCTCCATCTCTGTTTCCTGGATAGGTGACTGGAGACCTGCTCTAAATAGTCTATAATTTATTAGACTGGGAAAAGCGGACAAGCCTTTAATTTAACTGCAGCAGAGCAAATAGCAGGTCTGGAGTCGTGCACGTACACGTCCACCATTTTAATGTCCGTTGTTAATGTCCCTGGAGAAAATATTAACCTGTTGACCATGTAAAATTAACATCAGCATGGGAGCATGCAGATTCTTGGGGTATACAAACTACTCCAGTTTGTCCCTGCGGGCAGAAATAAGGAAGTTGTTTTGAATAGGCAATAATTTATGACAACACAAGCCTACGCTCTGATGGCAATGCAGAAGCTATGTAAATATGAAAGCATGCAGACCGCctgcatcatttttttaaactcagcAGAATACACATAAGCTGGGAATAGGCAGGCTGATCCTTTCTATGCAACCAGCTGGCACCTCTATACCATTTGCATAAGCAACGTCCACAGGTTTACGTAAAGATTAGCTCAAACTGAAGAGTAGTGTGCCATCACACAGTAGTCGAAAGATTAAATATACGCCCAAAGTCATTGTCATTTTGGGCATTCAATGATTCCTTTGAACTGTTCTTTTTCCACTCCAAACGCATGCACAAGAATTTGGTGCACAAgtttaaattcattttggaTTTTCTAAAATTAATAAGAATTCCAGGAAAAAgtcaaaaggagaaaaaaaatcagaaaagtTTTTGGAGCAATTGTTTTACAACTGAGAGTCCAAGATCATCAGTTCATCAACTGTACATAATTTATTGGGGGATttgaacaacaacatttatttcttacatagcccaaaatcacatacagtatgtctcaatggcctTTATGTCACATGGCCCTAATCTGGACCCAACTGTCACCCTCAGTTGAGAGGAAATTTATTAGGATGTTCAGGAACAGCTCAGGAACTACCAAGGTCCAAGcccatcagaatcagaaaacttgattaatcccaaaggaaatagATTTTTTCATTCAAGAAAAAAGCACCTTCAACACAAACAACTGTACATTAATCTTTTTAAACTCAAAAGAAACTTTTTTGTGGTGCTGTATTTCCTCCATGTAACTCTACTGAGGTAGATGGCAATCCACCAGGAGGACATCTAAAGCCTGTGTCCATTTGGTTAACATATCACAGAATTAAGGTTCTGTCCTGACCAAGAGAGCAATCATGAGATGGTCAAGAAATTTGGTTGAACTTCGGCATCAAATTTTCACGAGAATAAATGAGTCTTGTGTATTTGTGGAGCATGTGTTTCAGATTCCATAGACTAACAGTAGCCCAAATGCTTcgcaaaataagccaatcagatttaAGTGTGGGCATGCTTTTATTTAACTTAACAGGGAGGTTATGAAGATTACTACAGTTGAGCATCAAGAGTCTGAGCCTGAATTTCACGAGTTTGGGcaagctgaataatattatttaaatataattttgttgCTTATTGGCATTGGAAATGATACAGTTGGAAACTGAACTCTTTAAGTTGGATGATTAGTAATAAtattgaattgtttatttatattttccttttactattttgtacttTCGTACCACTTGTAAAGTGGTATTTCACATTTATGTacataaatgtttcacagaaaggtagattaaatgggcttagtccTGGAGAGTATAAGCCATAggtttaagctttgatctaataaaagtgttgagtttgaataaaaagaataaCAGCAAACTGGCTTCTCATTTTAACAAgcctttcatgttgcataacgcACTATTGatatagttgtttaaaaacacaaacgtATGATTTATCCGAGTACTcgaaaacaaaaaatattcaatagtgGCAGCCCTacatcatacatcatacatGATTACACAACAAATTGAAACATCGAATGAA includes the following:
- the bahd1 gene encoding bromo adjacent homology domain-containing 1 protein is translated as MGKVWHKRPLQEHKPRKARRAGKNAESKYLSAKQNRKLYPLRCRQGMGEVGTRNCCVLLTRLEEGEPESSLTDLKRSRKDNLQATKPKGKVKTKCCKCHKKDCTRCKQTRQLKCKAMPEAPASQLQDHTLEPRKRRLASLNAEAVNSLLFDREEKKPQHSLKVEGVQSKDQVKEPSTSKKGTETKKRCAETEVRGSQKKHNKCDVEGAGQVCLDSPTPRRLAGLNAAALLKLTSASSGAKRRSKTDCKPAGGTARSKQPHQHPHKHLPKSQQQPQPRAQQHVLQRCCSLCKKETYHREAIWEGTTAPHGFLRPGYQCQSIMGYPLKPVKEEKTEAEVNPYFCCSQDRSVEYCHRLALFLDQKPYTETDESSLPSIKGFLPTPHTLPHPALSIGPHPYPCYPGYYVHIAHHGASSPPLSTSPVPYRPSSVTPITLCPSRVQRPKLRPPNISHPSGIPHQAFCSSMGSCYGGEPCRIGDCAYRTVPPIQSRGCSFSTECSSCSRKIKMEDCPYSLEDHSTSIPVSPSLPLSVCPMPSMAPSTQAVPRLQTPLSNSGPSQGQLRVARECPQSAKRPSGSRSRARNPLSMCPHIKDDQLGLGRASGVGNKQQKVLRRRATNGWLPVGVPTEREVFVVGEDTTALRRCYDSVQRGDEVIHVRDTVLLRSGPRKKSLPYVAKISALWEDPESGEMMMSLFWYYRPEHTQGGRNPSMHCENEIFASRHQDENSVACIEDKCYVLTLAQYCRFCALMKRRREGLSKSSFMVPSSLEYAIPAHHCVPTNVDPELVFVCRHVYDFRYGRLLKNLQ